One part of the Prosthecobacter vanneervenii genome encodes these proteins:
- a CDS encoding bifunctional chorismate mutase/prephenate dehydratase yields MSLEEVRIKIDSIDQQLLRLLNERAELVHTVGEIKRKDDLDIYVPGREDKLLRKLAEINRAQNGRLTERAIRAIYREIMSAALALEDSLKIAYLGPAGSWTHQAAVNKFGHCVEYLAEATTEGVFGQVAAQTADYGVLPIEHSTEGAVHHTLDHLSDSSLQIYAEILWRADAAVMAQAPNRSITEIHGRAQMIAHCRPWLMQSFPGARLIESASSNAAAALAAQNPAVAALGTPLSAELHDLRVIATSPREYATQTRFIILGRRSGPPSGNDNTMLMIHSKDRVGALMEVLQVFAARNVNVRQIENRPTNSGAEARFFLEISGHHSDATLRQAISALEIEGIAVQVKVLGSYPAPGWVEER; encoded by the coding sequence ATGTCCCTCGAAGAAGTCCGCATCAAGATCGACAGCATCGATCAGCAGTTGCTGCGTTTGCTCAATGAGCGCGCCGAACTGGTCCACACTGTGGGCGAGATCAAGCGCAAGGATGATCTGGACATCTATGTGCCCGGCCGCGAGGACAAGCTGCTGCGCAAACTGGCTGAGATTAACCGCGCCCAAAACGGCCGCCTGACCGAACGTGCCATCCGTGCGATTTACCGCGAAATCATGAGCGCCGCACTGGCCCTGGAAGACAGCCTCAAGATCGCCTATCTCGGGCCTGCGGGGTCATGGACGCATCAGGCGGCGGTGAACAAGTTTGGCCACTGTGTGGAGTATCTCGCCGAGGCTACTACCGAAGGCGTCTTTGGCCAGGTGGCCGCCCAGACGGCCGACTACGGCGTGCTGCCCATCGAACACTCCACGGAAGGGGCGGTGCATCACACGCTGGATCATCTTTCGGATAGCTCGCTTCAGATCTACGCCGAGATTTTGTGGAGGGCGGATGCCGCCGTCATGGCGCAGGCGCCAAACCGCTCCATCACGGAGATTCACGGCCGGGCGCAGATGATCGCGCATTGTCGCCCCTGGCTGATGCAGAGCTTCCCGGGAGCCAGGTTGATCGAGTCCGCCAGCTCCAATGCGGCAGCCGCTCTCGCTGCTCAGAATCCTGCTGTAGCAGCCCTTGGCACCCCGTTGAGCGCCGAACTGCACGATCTGCGCGTTATTGCCACCTCTCCGCGTGAATACGCCACACAGACTCGTTTCATCATTCTGGGGCGTCGCTCAGGTCCGCCATCGGGCAATGATAACACGATGCTCATGATCCATTCCAAGGATCGCGTTGGTGCATTGATGGAGGTGCTGCAAGTCTTTGCAGCCCGCAACGTCAACGTTCGTCAGATTGAAAATCGTCCCACCAACAGCGGTGCGGAGGCGCGCTTTTTCTTGGAAATCAGCGGCCACCATTCCGACGCCACGCTTCGGCAGGCCATCTCAGCCCTCGAAATCGAAGGCATCGC
- the scpB gene encoding SMC-Scp complex subunit ScpB, translating to MELISIVEALLFASQEPLGVPQMCAAVKETAKDIIEAAGEPLEDGSSRIPEWVAPLAETTDEQVRGIIDALIARYDAEKHAFTLVERANGWRIAARGEYAEWCRALYPGKKVQRLSQPALETLAIVAYRQPITKAGIEAVRGVSVDAMVQQLIDRGLVKIEGRADLPGRPLLYGTTEAFLDHFGVRSLDDMPNASELRRVKLPSAEEGAATAAEQPHEQQLSLAPVTPSAAENS from the coding sequence ATGGAACTGATCTCGATCGTCGAAGCCCTTCTTTTTGCCTCCCAGGAGCCCCTGGGGGTGCCGCAGATGTGTGCCGCTGTCAAAGAGACGGCTAAAGACATCATTGAAGCTGCGGGAGAGCCGCTGGAAGACGGTTCCAGCCGAATCCCCGAATGGGTGGCTCCGCTGGCTGAAACCACAGATGAACAGGTGAGAGGGATCATTGACGCCCTGATCGCCCGTTATGATGCCGAGAAGCATGCCTTTACCCTCGTGGAGCGTGCCAATGGCTGGCGCATTGCCGCCCGTGGCGAGTACGCCGAGTGGTGCCGCGCGCTGTATCCTGGCAAGAAGGTGCAGCGCCTCAGCCAGCCGGCGCTCGAGACTTTGGCCATTGTCGCCTACCGTCAGCCGATCACCAAGGCCGGTATCGAGGCTGTGCGTGGTGTTTCAGTAGATGCCATGGTGCAGCAGCTGATCGACCGAGGTCTGGTGAAGATCGAAGGGCGTGCCGATCTGCCCGGACGCCCGCTGCTCTACGGCACGACGGAAGCTTTCCTCGACCACTTTGGTGTTCGCAGCCTGGATGATATGCCGAACGCTTCCGAACTCCGCCGCGTGAAGCTTCCTTCCGCTGAAGAAGGCGCAGCTACGGCCGCGGAGCAGCCGCATGAGCAGCAGCTCTCCCTGGCGCCTGTCACACCCTCTGCTGCTGAAAATTCTTAA
- a CDS encoding cupin domain-containing protein, whose protein sequence is MSEAIANRRFVTAAEKVDFLSPWTLEEWICRGDIVNNEHLMMVRANMEPGRSHPFHSHPTREELIYVISGKAEQWVGTQKKILGPGDTAFIPMGEIHGTWNVGEEMLVFLAILSPAKADEPGLVDHSEEEPWKSLRK, encoded by the coding sequence ATGTCCGAAGCCATCGCCAACCGCCGTTTTGTCACCGCCGCTGAAAAAGTGGACTTTCTCTCTCCGTGGACGCTCGAAGAGTGGATCTGCCGGGGAGACATTGTGAACAATGAGCACCTCATGATGGTGCGGGCCAACATGGAGCCCGGTCGCAGCCATCCCTTTCACTCCCATCCCACACGGGAGGAGCTCATCTACGTCATCTCCGGCAAGGCGGAGCAGTGGGTGGGCACGCAGAAAAAGATCCTCGGACCTGGAGACACCGCTTTCATTCCCATGGGGGAGATCCACGGGACCTGGAATGTGGGTGAGGAAATGCTCGTCTTCCTGGCCATTCTATCGCCAGCCAAGGCGGATGAACCCGGTCTGGTGGACCACAGCGAGGAAGAGCCCTGGAAATCCCTGCGCAAGTAG
- a CDS encoding phosphoglycerate dehydrogenase translates to MRILLTTTSYQDTPGDHHALLAAQGYEVHRERGPLPESRMLELAGEFDAFLCGDDEITRAVLEKSLPRLRVISKYGIGLDKIDVAACTEKKMPVLFTPGVNHTTVAEHTFCLLLALVRNLVDSANSVRNGQWKRVTGHEIWNKSIGIVGLGRIGQEVAKRAAAFGMNIHAMDLPQYWPKAFADIHGITQHEEIETMLPHIDVLSLHANLSESTRNLINAERLKLAKPELLVVNTSRAELVHMPDMIAALDAGKVGGYATDVLDVEPPPADHPLLKHPKALITPHIGSRTYESVPRQAMRATLNLVNYLKGEKDVIQANKW, encoded by the coding sequence ATGCGCATTCTCCTCACCACCACCAGCTATCAGGACACCCCCGGCGACCACCACGCGCTGCTTGCCGCTCAGGGCTACGAAGTGCACCGCGAGCGCGGCCCCCTGCCGGAAAGCCGGATGCTGGAGCTGGCAGGCGAATTTGACGCCTTCCTCTGCGGCGATGATGAGATCACCCGCGCCGTGCTGGAGAAGTCCCTGCCCCGCCTGCGCGTCATCTCCAAATACGGCATCGGCCTGGACAAAATCGATGTGGCTGCCTGCACAGAGAAGAAGATGCCCGTGCTCTTCACCCCCGGCGTGAACCACACCACCGTGGCGGAGCACACCTTCTGCCTGCTGCTGGCCCTGGTGCGTAATCTGGTCGATTCCGCCAACTCCGTGCGCAATGGCCAGTGGAAGCGTGTCACCGGCCATGAAATCTGGAACAAGAGCATCGGCATCGTCGGCCTGGGCCGCATCGGCCAGGAAGTGGCCAAACGTGCCGCCGCCTTTGGCATGAACATCCACGCCATGGACCTGCCACAATACTGGCCCAAGGCCTTTGCAGACATCCACGGCATCACCCAGCACGAGGAGATCGAGACCATGCTGCCTCACATCGATGTTCTCAGCCTGCATGCCAACCTGAGCGAAAGCACCCGCAACCTCATCAATGCCGAGCGTCTCAAGCTCGCCAAGCCCGAGCTGCTTGTCGTGAACACCTCGCGCGCCGAACTCGTCCACATGCCTGACATGATCGCCGCTCTGGATGCAGGCAAGGTGGGCGGCTACGCCACCGATGTGCTCGACGTGGAGCCGCCGCCCGCCGACCACCCGCTGCTCAAGCACCCGAAGGCCCTCATCACCCCGCACATCGGCTCACGCACTTATGAAAGCGTGCCCCGCCAGGCCATGCGCGCCACGCTGAACCTGGTGAACTACCTCAAGGGCGAGAAAGACGTGATCCAGGCGAACAAGTGGTGA
- the radC gene encoding RadC family protein, whose product MSRIHDMPENDRPRERLLRLGPQALSDAELLALFINTGTQGENALQIGQRLLRDYKSLRDLSRLEPAVLSKIKALGPAKTAKLAAAFELGRRAAQVPSHLETILDSPQRIYDYIGPEMQSLGHESVRIILLNSKLAVVRSEEVFRGSLNECVAQPRDLLRKVLIHNALSYILVHNHPSGDPTPSKADCSITRRLKEASELTGLILQDHLIIGAPSASRTVPYFSFREHGMM is encoded by the coding sequence ATGAGCCGCATCCACGACATGCCGGAAAACGACCGCCCGCGTGAGCGGCTGCTCCGCCTCGGTCCCCAGGCATTGTCAGACGCCGAGCTGCTAGCACTTTTCATCAACACCGGCACTCAGGGGGAGAATGCGCTGCAGATTGGCCAGCGTCTTCTGCGGGACTACAAGTCCCTCCGCGATCTCTCCCGCCTGGAACCTGCTGTGCTCAGCAAGATCAAGGCCTTGGGGCCTGCCAAGACCGCCAAGCTGGCCGCCGCCTTTGAGCTGGGCCGCCGCGCTGCGCAGGTGCCATCCCACTTGGAGACCATTCTCGACAGCCCGCAGCGCATTTACGATTACATCGGCCCTGAGATGCAGTCTCTAGGCCACGAGTCTGTCCGCATCATCCTGCTCAATAGCAAGCTGGCCGTGGTGCGCAGTGAGGAGGTGTTTCGGGGCAGTCTGAATGAGTGCGTGGCTCAGCCTCGCGATCTGCTGCGGAAGGTGCTTATCCACAACGCCCTTAGCTACATCCTCGTGCACAATCATCCCTCCGGTGATCCCACACCAAGCAAGGCTGATTGCAGCATCACCCGCCGCTTGAAGGAGGCTTCAGAACTCACCGGCCTCATCCTGCAGGACCACCTGATCATTGGCGCGCCCTCAGCATCCCGCACGGTGCCCTATTTCAGCTTTAGGGAGCACGGGATGATGTGA
- a CDS encoding polyprenyl synthetase family protein: MSAPVISASNPVFPFHLVRADLERVEASILEQARAFDPGVEGYVSYVCKTSGKRIRPALAVLSGGATGGTHEGHTRLSVILELVHIASLVHDDIMDGADIRRAQPTAVAKWGSSLSVLLGDSLFAYALELATEFDDTHVCRTIARASRDVCTGEILQTQRRFDFNLSVTDYLKMIEMKTAALFAAASELGARLNHQPESVQVALRGYGLKLGTAYQIYDDCLDIVGDEKTVGKTLRTDLARGKLTLPILYLLEGATEAQKQKLNRMLLKGEPMDTTILAGIADYEGAVERAVKFAQNMLLEARADLGCLGASPHKQALEDIVGYLHNLLDQCRAIR; the protein is encoded by the coding sequence ATGTCAGCCCCCGTCATCAGCGCCAGCAATCCCGTCTTCCCGTTTCATCTCGTGCGGGCGGACTTGGAACGTGTGGAAGCGTCCATCCTCGAACAGGCCCGCGCCTTTGACCCTGGGGTCGAAGGTTATGTGAGCTATGTCTGCAAAACGTCAGGCAAACGCATTCGTCCAGCTCTGGCAGTGCTTTCCGGTGGTGCCACCGGTGGCACGCATGAGGGGCATACCCGCCTCTCCGTCATTCTGGAACTCGTCCACATCGCCTCCCTCGTGCATGACGACATCATGGACGGTGCGGACATCCGTCGCGCCCAGCCTACTGCTGTGGCCAAATGGGGCAGCAGCCTGAGCGTGCTGCTGGGAGACAGCCTCTTTGCCTATGCGCTGGAGCTTGCCACAGAATTTGACGACACCCACGTCTGTCGCACCATTGCCCGTGCCTCGCGCGATGTCTGCACTGGGGAGATCCTGCAGACTCAGCGCCGTTTCGATTTCAATCTCTCGGTCACGGACTATCTCAAGATGATCGAGATGAAGACCGCCGCACTGTTTGCTGCCGCCAGCGAGCTAGGGGCGCGTCTCAATCATCAGCCCGAATCCGTGCAGGTGGCGCTGCGTGGCTACGGCCTCAAGCTTGGCACTGCCTACCAGATCTATGACGACTGCCTCGACATCGTCGGAGATGAAAAGACCGTGGGCAAAACGCTGCGGACTGATCTGGCCCGTGGGAAGCTCACTCTGCCGATTCTCTACCTGCTGGAAGGTGCCACGGAGGCGCAGAAGCAGAAGCTAAACCGCATGCTGCTCAAGGGAGAACCCATGGACACCACGATCCTCGCTGGGATCGCTGACTATGAGGGAGCGGTGGAGCGTGCGGTGAAGTTTGCCCAAAACATGCTGCTCGAAGCCCGCGCCGATCTCGGCTGCCTGGGAGCCTCTCCGCACAAGCAGGCGCTCGAAGACATCGTCGGCTATCTCCACAACTTGCTGGATCAGTGCCGTGCTATCCGCTGA
- a CDS encoding N-acetylmuramoyl-L-alanine amidase translates to MRPGLSGIAAWCLALIVWAAAGCLQAASVRFSTVVIDAGHGGKDGGSVKNHLIEKKLCLDVARRVESGLKSSGLKTTMTRRSDSFVELEQRARMANRVPASIFVSIHFNSSRRSGISGTEVYYRSALGKVIASAISRSFKARVAVGSRGVLYGDFKVLRETKMPAVLVECGYISNKKEALRCADPAHRQKLADAIVKGLLAVRSR, encoded by the coding sequence GTGAGGCCAGGTCTCTCAGGTATCGCGGCATGGTGCCTAGCGTTGATCGTGTGGGCTGCGGCGGGCTGCTTGCAGGCGGCCTCTGTTCGTTTTTCCACGGTGGTGATTGATGCCGGGCACGGGGGGAAGGACGGTGGCTCGGTGAAGAATCATCTGATCGAGAAAAAGCTCTGTCTGGATGTGGCCAGGCGAGTGGAAAGTGGGCTGAAATCGAGCGGCCTAAAAACCACGATGACCCGGCGCTCAGACTCCTTTGTGGAACTGGAGCAGCGAGCGCGTATGGCCAATCGGGTGCCTGCGTCTATTTTTGTCAGCATTCACTTCAACAGTTCCCGCAGGTCTGGTATCTCGGGAACGGAGGTGTATTATCGAAGCGCTCTTGGCAAGGTGATCGCTTCGGCCATCAGCCGGTCTTTCAAGGCGCGGGTGGCTGTAGGCTCGCGGGGAGTCCTCTACGGCGATTTCAAGGTCCTGCGGGAAACGAAGATGCCAGCCGTGCTGGTGGAGTGCGGCTATATCAGCAATAAAAAGGAGGCCCTACGCTGCGCAGATCCGGCTCACCGGCAGAAGCTTGCGGACGCTATTGTCAAAGGGCTGCTGGCTGTCCGCTCCAGGTGA
- a CDS encoding LysM peptidoglycan-binding domain-containing protein, translated as MNHSTSFFIRTTLVAQLLLLAACENSSHIKGLPKDLPVINLHGSPSTPAHSMSHADYPFADNGDYKSDWAAEGGQSPGMDYSSWRSSHGSSSRNSSKKKTSKSSGKSSSKGSAHKGGAYTIKSGDNLGAIARKHGTTVAKLKAANGLSSDRIRAGKTLKIP; from the coding sequence ATGAATCATAGCACGTCATTTTTCATCAGAACCACCCTGGTGGCTCAGCTGCTGCTGCTGGCTGCGTGTGAAAATTCCTCTCACATCAAGGGGCTGCCCAAGGATCTGCCGGTCATCAATCTGCACGGTTCCCCCAGCACGCCGGCGCATAGCATGTCCCATGCGGACTATCCCTTTGCTGACAACGGCGACTACAAAAGCGACTGGGCGGCCGAGGGCGGCCAGTCTCCAGGCATGGACTACTCCTCCTGGCGTTCCTCTCACGGGAGCTCGTCTCGAAATTCCTCCAAGAAGAAAACGTCCAAATCCAGCGGCAAAAGCTCCAGCAAAGGTAGTGCTCACAAAGGCGGCGCCTATACCATCAAAAGCGGGGACAACCTGGGCGCTATCGCTCGCAAGCATGGCACGACAGTGGCCAAGCTCAAGGCCGCCAACGGCTTGTCCTCTGACAGGATACGTGCCGGCAAAACGCTCAAAATCCCCTAG
- a CDS encoding type II secretion system protein, with product MKFASQTSSLRRTRSAFSLSEVLMVVAIIGVMVGIVVPMLNQNDAVYAARDRRNAQELCSTCAVAQAAGVNFVQDESVIDTVRSIVRGGMSVNGAMRGRVFVVPGLSEEDMVGASKYLRVKDGQLMYSPTDAGSGGGGSGNQQL from the coding sequence ATGAAATTTGCCTCACAAACTTCCTCGCTCCGCAGAACGCGCTCTGCGTTCAGCCTGTCTGAAGTCCTCATGGTTGTGGCCATCATAGGTGTGATGGTCGGCATTGTGGTGCCAATGCTGAATCAAAATGATGCGGTGTATGCCGCCCGTGATCGTCGTAATGCGCAGGAACTTTGCTCCACTTGTGCGGTTGCCCAAGCGGCGGGTGTGAACTTTGTGCAGGATGAAAGCGTGATTGATACCGTGCGCTCGATTGTGCGTGGCGGCATGTCCGTAAATGGCGCCATGCGTGGCCGAGTTTTTGTGGTGCCCGGATTGAGCGAAGAAGACATGGTGGGGGCCTCCAAATACCTTCGTGTCAAGGATGGTCAGTTGATGTATTCGCCTACTGACGCGGGCAGTGGTGGCGGCGGCAGCGGCAACCAGCAGTTGTAA
- a CDS encoding TlyA family RNA methyltransferase: protein MPRERLDLALLKLGIVPSREQAKRLIMAGEVSVMGKRITQPGWLVKDHEQIVVRERPKFVSRGGLKLEGALQHFGIDVAGMTSLDVGASTGGFTDCLLQRGAVKVFAYDVGTNQLAWKLRSDPRVVSREQFNLRHMRPEDVGQDVDILVADLSFISLTLVLPAVLQVLRPGGHAVVLIKPQFELSREEIGAGGIVREPELHAKACARIEDFVRSQPHLEWRGMTESTIQGTDGNREFLAWIGKLQ from the coding sequence ATGCCACGTGAACGACTCGATCTGGCCCTGCTCAAACTGGGCATCGTGCCATCTCGCGAACAGGCGAAGCGCCTCATCATGGCCGGAGAGGTCAGTGTCATGGGAAAGCGTATCACGCAGCCGGGATGGCTGGTTAAGGATCATGAACAGATCGTCGTGCGGGAACGCCCCAAGTTTGTCAGCCGAGGCGGGTTGAAACTGGAGGGCGCGTTGCAGCACTTTGGCATTGATGTCGCCGGCATGACCTCCCTCGATGTGGGTGCCTCCACAGGAGGTTTCACAGACTGCCTTCTGCAGCGTGGTGCGGTGAAGGTGTTCGCCTATGATGTCGGCACCAACCAGCTCGCGTGGAAGCTGCGCAGTGATCCCAGGGTGGTCTCACGGGAGCAGTTCAACCTCCGGCACATGCGACCCGAGGATGTGGGGCAGGACGTGGACATTTTGGTCGCAGACTTGTCCTTCATCTCCCTCACGCTGGTGCTTCCTGCAGTTCTTCAAGTGCTGCGTCCTGGTGGGCATGCTGTGGTGCTGATCAAGCCGCAGTTTGAGCTGAGCCGGGAGGAAATTGGTGCGGGAGGCATTGTGCGAGAGCCGGAACTCCACGCCAAAGCCTGTGCGCGGATCGAGGATTTTGTGCGGTCCCAGCCGCATCTTGAGTGGCGGGGAATGACTGAGTCGACCATTCAAGGGACCGACGGCAACCGAGAGTTTCTGGCTTGGATCGGCAAGCTACAGTGA
- a CDS encoding MFS transporter, translating into MRIGRVNEADAITTSRTLRNELWRSIPSGVIDTLTATFGMLIAVRVFHMGDVGKSVFLSATSGGMVASLFVVPLLLRARSTIAHTAAKVQILGGACMAVSAAFPQNAFLYIGGLSLGLFCFTMQIPLLTQIYRINYPAARRGKLYAVTGVTRAAAAMCFGFVGGKLLGWHLGNYTWLLWAFAASGFISGFWTYGLPVTQWEAPENSSTSLWSSMRWVREDEDFRTLLISWMIMGIGNLAAACLFVEYLANPSHGINLSEFDVAWITGVVPVLARVIFSYPWGLVYDHFHLFTVRAVLNVFFAAGILCFYLGHNLFWWTLGMGLWGMANAGGNVTWALWVTKLASKHAVAEYMSVHTFLTGVRGLIAPSLAFGMIKFMSFDMFAIICGLSILSASGFIGVRARTSSESAERLRPGARQERL; encoded by the coding sequence ATGCGAATAGGCCGCGTGAATGAAGCGGACGCCATCACCACCAGCCGGACCCTGCGCAACGAACTGTGGCGCTCCATCCCCTCTGGCGTCATCGATACCCTGACCGCCACCTTCGGCATGCTGATCGCCGTGCGGGTGTTTCACATGGGAGATGTGGGCAAGTCCGTCTTTCTCAGTGCCACGAGCGGCGGCATGGTGGCCAGCTTGTTTGTCGTCCCCCTGCTGCTGCGCGCCAGGAGCACCATCGCGCACACGGCGGCCAAGGTTCAGATCCTCGGCGGAGCTTGCATGGCGGTTTCAGCAGCCTTTCCGCAGAATGCCTTTCTCTACATTGGCGGCCTCAGCCTGGGCCTTTTCTGCTTCACGATGCAAATCCCGCTGCTGACGCAGATCTACCGCATCAACTACCCGGCTGCCAGACGAGGCAAACTCTACGCGGTCACCGGAGTCACGCGTGCGGCTGCGGCCATGTGCTTTGGCTTTGTCGGAGGCAAGCTGCTGGGATGGCACCTCGGAAACTACACCTGGCTTCTCTGGGCTTTTGCGGCCAGTGGCTTCATCTCCGGTTTCTGGACCTATGGCCTGCCCGTCACCCAGTGGGAGGCCCCGGAAAACTCCAGCACCAGCCTGTGGAGCTCCATGCGCTGGGTGCGGGAGGATGAAGATTTCCGCACTCTGCTTATCTCATGGATGATCATGGGCATCGGAAACCTCGCCGCGGCCTGCCTTTTCGTCGAGTATCTGGCGAACCCGAGCCATGGCATCAATCTGAGCGAGTTTGACGTCGCGTGGATCACAGGTGTGGTGCCGGTGCTGGCGCGTGTCATTTTCTCCTACCCCTGGGGGCTGGTGTATGACCACTTTCACCTCTTCACCGTGCGTGCCGTGCTGAATGTCTTCTTTGCCGCCGGCATCCTGTGTTTTTACCTGGGACACAACCTCTTCTGGTGGACTCTGGGCATGGGACTGTGGGGCATGGCCAATGCGGGAGGCAATGTCACCTGGGCGCTGTGGGTTACCAAGCTGGCCTCGAAGCACGCCGTGGCAGAGTACATGAGCGTGCACACCTTTCTCACTGGCGTGCGCGGCCTCATTGCCCCTTCCCTGGCTTTTGGGATGATCAAGTTTATGTCCTTCGACATGTTTGCGATTATCTGCGGCCTGTCGATTCTCTCTGCCAGCGGCTTCATTGGGGTGCGCGCCCGCACCAGCTCCGAATCCGCCGAGCGCCTCCGCCCCGGAGCACGCCAGGAACGCCTATGA
- a CDS encoding carbon-nitrogen family hydrolase, giving the protein MKTFLVQLDPVWENRPANHDKARRLIASANPEPGSLIILPETFSTGFSMNVAVTAEPENGPTEHLLRELAEQYQCCVIGGVVTQAGNGRGMNQAVAISPDGSILARYTKNYPFTFGGEAEVHEAGIGGSLFEWQGLSIAPMICYDLRFPELARKAVRSGAEVLIYIAAWPVKRIQHWITLLQARAIENQAYVIGVNRCGTDPQFTYTGRSLVVDPHGIIIADAAEQERVICAELDTAIVRDWRAQFPALKDADILR; this is encoded by the coding sequence ATGAAAACTTTCCTCGTCCAACTCGATCCCGTCTGGGAAAACCGCCCTGCTAATCATGACAAGGCACGCAGGCTGATTGCCAGCGCCAATCCAGAGCCAGGATCTTTAATCATCCTGCCAGAGACCTTTTCCACCGGCTTCAGCATGAACGTGGCGGTGACGGCTGAACCCGAAAACGGTCCCACTGAGCATTTGCTGCGAGAGTTGGCAGAGCAATACCAATGCTGTGTGATCGGCGGCGTCGTGACCCAGGCCGGCAATGGGCGTGGCATGAACCAGGCCGTGGCCATCTCCCCGGACGGAAGCATCCTGGCCCGCTACACCAAGAATTATCCCTTCACCTTTGGCGGTGAAGCTGAGGTCCACGAGGCAGGCATAGGCGGCAGCCTCTTTGAATGGCAGGGGCTAAGCATCGCTCCGATGATTTGCTATGACCTGCGCTTTCCGGAACTCGCACGCAAGGCCGTGCGTAGTGGGGCAGAGGTGCTGATCTACATCGCTGCCTGGCCTGTGAAACGCATCCAGCACTGGATCACGCTGCTGCAGGCACGGGCGATCGAAAATCAAGCCTATGTCATCGGTGTGAACCGCTGCGGCACTGATCCCCAGTTCACCTACACAGGTCGCAGCCTTGTCGTGGACCCGCACGGCATCATCATTGCCGATGCCGCTGAGCAAGAGCGCGTCATCTGCGCAGAGCTCGATACCGCCATCGTGCGCGACTGGCGGGCACAATTTCCAGCGCTCAAGGATGCGGACATTTTGCGCTGA
- the gmk gene encoding guanylate kinase — protein MDFSKQRLGQLIVVSGPSGTGKTTLARKVCDRGEAVFSVSCTTRAPRPGEVDGKDYFFLTEEDFLARVERGELFEYARVHGRLYGTLKSYVYENLQRGVDVIMDIDVQGAMQVRACEDDLVKRCLLEIFVMPPSLDELRNRLSGRATEDAAAFELRMQNAAAEMEHWRKYGYVLVSGTREDDARRFDAILEAGRMRTSLW, from the coding sequence ATGGATTTTTCAAAACAGCGCCTGGGCCAGCTTATCGTCGTTTCCGGCCCTTCCGGCACCGGCAAGACCACGCTGGCGCGCAAGGTGTGTGACCGCGGCGAGGCCGTTTTTTCTGTCTCCTGCACCACACGAGCCCCTCGTCCGGGTGAGGTGGACGGCAAAGACTACTTTTTCCTGACCGAGGAGGACTTCCTTGCGCGCGTGGAGCGTGGCGAGCTCTTTGAATATGCCCGTGTTCATGGCCGCCTCTACGGCACGCTGAAAAGCTACGTGTATGAAAACCTCCAGCGCGGAGTGGACGTCATCATGGACATCGACGTCCAGGGGGCCATGCAAGTGCGCGCCTGCGAGGACGATCTGGTGAAGCGCTGCCTGCTGGAGATCTTTGTCATGCCGCCGAGTTTGGACGAGCTTAGAAACCGCCTCTCCGGCCGTGCCACGGAGGATGCCGCCGCTTTTGAACTGCGTATGCAGAATGCGGCGGCGGAGATGGAGCACTGGCGGAAATACGGCTACGTGCTCGTCAGTGGCACGCGGGAGGACGATGCGCGGCGGTTTGATGCCATCCTGGAAGCCGGGCGCATGCGCACCAGCCTCTGGTGA